The Phocoena sinus isolate mPhoSin1 chromosome 18, mPhoSin1.pri, whole genome shotgun sequence DNA window gatcctcagaccttactcATCTTATAATTGAAAATTTATACCCTTTTACCAACATCTCCCTATTTCCTCCACCCACAGCCCTgtgcaaccacttttctactctttaAAAACAAGATCTTGCTCCAGTGTCTCGTCTGCAGTCGGTTGTGTGGAGGGAAGCATCTTGGTCCGTAGGCGCGAGAAAGGGAACAGCATCTATTGTCTGTGTTTGACTCCATAGTTTGGTCCTAGGCCTCCCGGAGCTTTCCCGGGGCGGTCGGCAGAAAACGCCGGgaccgccccgcccctcccctccgtCCCCGGGACCGGGAGGGACCCAGCCCGCGTCACGCCGCATCGCGCCCCCGGAATCAGACGGTGCCCCATAGAGGTCCAGCTTTCCCCCGATGGTCAACAAGTAAGAGATCGTGAGATCGCGTACTACAGGTGAACTCTTAGCTCCTGCAGCTCCTTTTGACAAGAAATGTGGTCGTGAAAATTGGACTGTTGCTTTTGCCTTAAGAACTTTCTCTTGCATGGCACCAAGAGTATCACCAATTCAAGCAGTTTAAGATTGTCAAGACAAAACAGTGATGGTGGTCAAAAAGATAAGCCTCGTGAACATATTATAGACTGTGGCGATATAGTCTGGAGTCTTGCTTTTGGATCTTCAGTTCCAGAAAAACAGAGTCGCTGTGTAAACATAGAATGGCATCGATTCAAATTTGGACAAGATCAGCTACTCCTTGCCACAGGGTTAAACAATGGGTGTATCAAAATATGGGATGTATGTACAGGAAAACTCCTCCTTAACTTGGTAGGTCATACTGAAGTGGTCAGAGATTTAACTTTTGCTCCAGATGGGAGCTTGATCCTGGTGTCAGCTTCAAGAGACAAAACTCTGAGAGTGTGGGACCTGAAAGATGATGGAAACATGATGAAAGTATTGAGGGGCCATCAGAACTGGGTGTACAGCTGTGCATTCTCTCCTGACTCTTCTATGCTGTGTTCAGTGGGAGCCAGTAAAGCAGTTTTCCTTCAGAATATGGATAAATATACCATGATACGGAAACTAGAAGGACATCACCATGATG harbors:
- the LOC116742962 gene encoding WD repeat and SOCS box-containing protein 1-like, translating into KLDCCFCLKNFLLHGTKSITNSSSLRLSRQNSDGGQKDKPREHIIDCGDIVWSLAFGSSVPEKQSRCVNIEWHRFKFGQDQLLLATGLNNGCIKIWDVCTGKLLLNLVGHTEVVRDLTFAPDGSLILVSASRDKTLRVWDLKDDGNMMKVLRGHQNWVYSCAFSPDSSMLCSVGASKAVFLQNMDKYTMIRKLEGHHHDVVACDFSPDGALLAMASYDTRVYIWDPHTGDILMEFGHLLSPPTPIFAGGANDRWVRSVSFSHDGLHVASLADDKMVRFWRIDEDYPVQVTPLSNGLCCAFSTEGSVLAAGTHNGSVYFGATPRQVPSLQHLCRIPVRRVMPTQEVQELPIPSKVLEFLSYRV